One Tamandua tetradactyla isolate mTamTet1 chromosome 20, mTamTet1.pri, whole genome shotgun sequence DNA segment encodes these proteins:
- the LOC143664365 gene encoding olfactory receptor 2T27-like, producing the protein MDPKNETSSDFILLGLFPEFRHPHLLILMVLLIYTIAFTGNSLLILLIWLDSRLHTPMYFLLSQLSLIDLAYISSTVPKAVTNYFTGKKNISYLACAAQLFFFLTLGIAECVLLTLMAYDRYVAVCNPLRYTVLMSPRVCLQMATAAWTGGALAALVHTIYPMQFPVCGSREINHYFCEMPAIMRLSCVDTSAYEMVKFVTTIVFLLVPFILILTSYTLIFLTVLRMSSCKGGIKALATCSSHLTVVSLYFGQAIFIYMTPSSSHTPEQDQIVAVFGTMVTPMLNPIIYSLRNKEVLGALRKVVGKFCNSKIPPV; encoded by the coding sequence ATGGATCCAAAAAATGAAACCTCAAGTGACTTCATCCTCCTGGGACTCTTCCCTGAGTTCAGACATCCCCACCTCCTCATCCTCATGGTACTTCTCATCTACACCATCGCCTTCACTGGAaactctctcctcattctcctcATCTGGCTGGACTCCCgcctccacacccccatgtacttcctGCTCAGTCAGCTCTCCCTCATTGACCTGGCTTACATCTCCAGCACGGTCCCCAAGGCGGTAACCAACTActtcacagggaaaaagaatattTCCTATTTGGCATGTGCAGCTCAGCTGTTCTTCTTTCTTACACTTGGCATTGCTGAGTGTGTGCTGCTAACCctcatggcctatgaccgctatgtggctgTCTGTAATCCCCTGAGGTACACAGTCCTCATGAGCCCCAGGGTCTGTCTCCAGATGGCCACTGCAGCCTGGACTGGGGGAGCCCTAGCTGCTCTTGTCCATACCATCTACCCAATGCAGTTCCCTGTTTGTGGCTCCAGGGAGATTAATCACTACTTTTGTGAGATGCCTGCCATCATGAGACTGTCTTGTGTGGATACATCAGCCTATGAGATGGTAAAATTTGTGACAACCATTGTGTTTCTCCTGGTCCCGTTTATTCTGATCCTTACCTCCTATACTCTCATCTTCCTGACGGTCCTCAGGATGAGCTCCTGCAAGGGGGGGATCAAAGCCTTggccacctgctcctcccacctgaCTGTGGTGAGTCTCTACTTTGGTCAGGCCATCTTCATCTACATGACGCCCAGCTCTTCCCACACCCCTGAGCAAGACCAGATCGTGGCTGTGTTTGGCACCATGGTGACCCCCATGCTCAACCCCATCATCTACAGTCTGAGGAACAAAGAAGTGTTGGGGGCTCTCAGGAAAGTGGTGGGAAAATTTTGCAATAGTAAGATACCACCTGTCTAA